In Pseudoalteromonas tetraodonis, the genomic window AATCATCTGATTCCGGTGAGTTTGCTTTTAGTGTTTGTGTAGTGGCACTAGGATCGGCTTTTGGCGTGTTGTAGTCATTATTCCATTCTTGAAATAATAAAAACGACACTAGCATTAGGCCGATGAATAAAAACGTGCGTTGCGATTCCATAACAGCTCTTATTTCTCGTGTTGGTGGTTAATACGGGTTAATTTTTCAGGAACGGGGTCGTCTCCACCTGAATGTAAAGGATGGCATTTTAATATGCGTTTAACTGCGAGCCAACTGCCTTTTACTGCACCATGCAAATTAATTGCTTGAATAGCGTAGCTAGAACAGGTTGGATTAAAACGACAATGCGGACCCAATAGCGGGCTAATCCACTTTTGATAACCGCGGATCAATAAAACTAAACAACGTGTTGGTAACGCAGCAAGTGGTTTAAGTAACCTCATGTTGTACATGCCCCTACGTTATGTTTAGTGAATAGATACCATGTATTTAAAGACTTACTTTAAGATTTTAAACGCATGATTAAAAGG contains:
- the yidD gene encoding membrane protein insertion efficiency factor YidD, with amino-acid sequence MRLLKPLAALPTRCLVLLIRGYQKWISPLLGPHCRFNPTCSSYAIQAINLHGAVKGSWLAVKRILKCHPLHSGGDDPVPEKLTRINHQHEK